Proteins from a single region of Kluyveromyces lactis strain NRRL Y-1140 chromosome A complete sequence:
- the INN1 gene encoding Inn1p (similar to uniprot|P53901 Saccharomyces cerevisiae YNL152W Protein required for cell viability), with product MSNNVITGANGRLDVYVSKAKDLPNLRKLDKQDPFVKLRVAHLTEISPVIYRGGQTPKFDYHCVFQLTPDIKPLLCVELYDDHDHKHGSKLIGKCDVDLLPALLSDPEEGHDRWYHLKRGPLEAGKVYIELTFVPNNISEDRRDNVPKISSSVQSRSVPPLPSDPPELHAQYELQTSASEQRFVASASPGQYVHGSHIKSPLPDLPINLDTSRSSHASSERIDFDSSMGSNATANTYHSQQSQSTDGLMDKLKLIKEKLNYFKNGSSVPSTESITNTAMDLEVLQKVVGGGLESSSSSRIPTNIDEPSPMNHLPTKSFVEPPLPPLPTTPSRLSSQSSVRHSAGQKYPLKSPVRQPTTPRLPNLPNSFSSPSSRSGSVSPTRRRPPPL from the coding sequence ATGAGCAATAACGTGATAACCGGAGCAAATGGTCGATTAGATGTTTATGTGAGTAAAGCGAAGGACCTTCCAAATCTAAGAAAGTTAGACAAGCAAGATCCTTTCGTCAAGTTAAGAGTAGCTCATCTTACGGAGATATCTCCAGTGATATACAGAGGCGGCCAAACTCCAAAATTTGATTACCATTGTGTTTTTCAACTAACGCCCGATATCAAGCCTCTACTCTGCGTTGAACTGTACGATGACCATGATCACAAACATGGTTCGAAGCTCATTGGGAAGTGCGATGTTGATCTTTTGCCTGCATTACTAAGTGACCCTGAAGAAGGCCATGATAGGTGGTATCATCTGAAGAGGGGTCCTTTGGAAGCTGGTAAGGTGTATATTGAATTGacttttgttccaaataACATTAGCGAAGACAGACGCGACAATGTTCCAAAAATAAGTTCCAGTGTACAGTCCAGGTCAGTACCACCACTACCGTCAGATCCACCGGAGTTACATGCACAATATGAACTGCAGACATCGGCAAGTGAGCAGCGGTTCGTTGCTTCCGCATCCCCAGGCCAATACGTTCACGGCTCTCATATAAAATCTCCACTTCCTGATCTACCTATAAACCTCGATACTTCTAGATCATCACACGCTTCAAGTGAAAGAATAGATTTTGATTCATCGATGGGGTCTAATGCTACAGCAAATACCTATCATTCGCAACAAAGCCAATCTACTGATGGGCTGATGGACAAGTTAAAGctgatcaaagaaaaattgaattatttcaagaacGGCTCCTCGGTACCATCTACAGAGAGTATCACCAACACTGCGATGGATTTGGAAGTCTTACAGAAAGTGGTAGGTGGCGGTCTCGAGAGTAGCTCAAGCTCAAGAATACCAACGAACATTGACGAGCCATCGCCTATGAATCACCTTCCTACAAAATCGTTTGTTGAACCGCCATTACCACCTCTTCCGACTACGCCTTCAAGACTATCCAGCCAATCTTCAGTGAGACATTCAGCCGGACAAAAATATCCGTTAAAATCTCCTGTGAGACAACCTACTACTCCAAGGCTACCGAACTTGccaaattctttttcttcgcCTTCTTCAAGATCAGGCTCGGTTTCTCCAACAAGGAGGAGACCACCACCATTATAA
- the THO2 gene encoding Tho2p (similar to uniprot|P53552 Saccharomyces cerevisiae YNL139C RLR1 Required for LacZ RNA expression from certain plasmids suppressor of the Transcriptional (T) defect of Hpr1 (H) by Overexpression (O) plays a role in transcription elongation by RNA polymerase II Involved in transcription), translating into MALYDCLNNLASNLPNDEQVTYFDKTFFDEPSRGVETIISQYLSLDASSQKSDYVYDLFLEAFSLINGKSDESEFLNLDAISKIVSALCNEDRYNFELFVSLANSYPWEANNGFNDLVGCAKDLQLEVCIYLNDQILSKGTERWSKDFWSAFKKSIVPEFFLLQKPNLFLECSTGFSQLITLLNIAFEDVDKFQSVQYYSKQLKYIMGKYKLDPIRCMDILLQVSSYHVVHHFEFILELLQSTDYWPSSNLANCSRYEQLNQGGNPIATRLIVNYLNNGKPDANYIDLVVHLIKGGFVSFAAIFDCLTPYDTDIDEFVERKLTTLEKESLEGSLNPLAMASVLTDEDNTISKNTEGDKTNTAADTGISEKEKEALLRETVEKSPKWKLVERLLVNGHFVPGLYALFKYPRFFAVNDSLVKSLLEVFDNMIEPLTVKLSPSAISEHCRPLLKLSHNGIPTKQDRLIRQYRSLGKDYKYIQGTEFVFYNKDWRQNLTPIETIENLVHYSHLIFESIGPRIILNAKLVEHICAIAEKNILDNLEDETVMDLWINYCRKFMLPVLGLVEDEQFVANAIYSVMKHFPFERRYFMYHELSTKIAEDNIHVRLQFNKYQKRIRSLLKSLSIDNIAFKCRDVANFVSCNPLSTLDSILKQIENYDKVSELIVISAEFFSEFAYDVLQYTLLIKLTSERPTLQDDGITPKMWISRLSLFIAGLAKGCSKMSMSNIFVFLVKNLYKDPSLTLAILKELISQVAGIQTLYDVNWNTLLMISSGSFLKQIGRNLILDFRDKYYQPSKTIVNYLLELNAVSEMIIMLTNLNLKIQTDNNVHYKILSAKCDESNALLWSFIEMLKHILTEEQFKANILPFNVLIEKYQFPVEWAFDIWRHYFDTKLARSENDADEINEILYETDFKGINFENIDKRLFIDFWRLSLYDIRLEEDLYTKQKIIYEDKRKAAKVLKERHSLLSTIQTVKFDLSQHASVFEKTKNMIKMNKETWFPEFSRERITSFLQHCVVPRLIFSPFDAIFCATFITETFNIEEVIDILGQFTSSNILGTLLFSSTVNESSNIATFLKDIITKIENWRHTTLLDDDKIKPVIYDLYYQLTEQLSFTLEDSNYMSIRNTIQFLNAISEIFPVVDEHLELVLDTLDHLIEHEQREDIILPSNALKGHLKARLKNASKTSDFREVSAEEQQQLQDEMNLIKRYQDMKEAAKAEQSRKEEAELKEKEREKAKQQDAENGAATSSLTAPSMSSISNNSPSPSQVMDGFYKIEKYIKDAEYTRAIPLIYDSNTQSDFRKLIKAPGNISGFRNKLKILFEDYYHRVTSNPPDHYRSVFENFIQRCKSAPLPQTKTPGSMYEDEVVPVKPSSKYSGERWNSNTSSNRPIPSEPRKAASSRYQHGIASTTLPRAPANASKPPDTSSRPSGPASSGSSSRFQNTLPSGPRKDSSSNRSISNSNTSQLPSRPFNQGKKFVNTPSEPRKRQSDESYQSSSRFSNVKKPKLNDRSTNNQSPLPSGPKRQSGGSRYSR; encoded by the coding sequence ATGGCATTGTACGACTGTTTGAATAATTTGGCTTCCAATCTTCcaaatgatgaacaagTTACTTATTTTGACAAGACGTTTTTCGATGAACCAAGTCGTGGTGTAGAAACAATCATATCACAGTACCTTTCCTTAGATGCCAGTTCTCAGAAATCTGATTATGTGTATGATTTGTTTCTGGAAGCTTTTTCCTTAATCAATGGGAAATCTGATGAATCGGAGTTTTTAAATTTGGATGCTATCAGCAAAATAGTTAGTGCGTTATGCAACGAGGATAGATATAACTTCGAGCTATTTGTTTCGTTAGCGAATTCATACCCTTGGGAGGCGAACAATGGGTTTAATGATTTAGTTGGGTGTGCCAAGGATCTTCAGTTAGAGGTGTGTATTTATTTGAACGaccaaattctttcaaagggTACAGAAAGATGGTCCAAAGATTTTTGGTCCGCATTCAAAAAGAGCATCGTTCCCGAGTTCTTCCTTTTGCAAAAACCAAATTTATTCCTAGAATGCTCTACTGGTTTCAGTCAACTGATAACGTTGTTGAATATCgcttttgaagatgttgacAAATTCCAATCTGTTCAATATTACAGTAAACAGTTGAAATATATTATGGGGAAATATAAGCTAGACCCAATCAGGTGCATGGATATACTATTACAAGTGTCTTCATATCATGTCGTACACCATTTTGAGTTTATTCTTGAGCTTTTGCAATCTACAGACTACTGGCCATCTTCGAATTTGGCCAACTGCTCACGGTATGAACAATTGAACCAAGGTGGTAATCCGATAGCTACCAGGTTGATAGTAAATTACCTTAATAATGGTAAACCAGATGCAAATTACATCGATTTAGTGGTTCATCTAATTAAAGGCGGGTTTGTCTCTTTTGCTGCTATATTCGATTGCCTGACCCCGTACGATACTGACATTGATGAGTTTGTAGAGAGGAAGCTGACGACATTGGAAAAGGAATCCTTGGAGGGATCTCTTAATCCGTTAGCTATGGCCTCCGTCCTTACTGACGAAGACAATACCATTTCGAAAAATACGGAAGGTGATAAAACCAATACAGCGGCAGATACTGGGATATCggagaaggaaaaagaagcacTACTTCGagaaactgttgaaaaatcacCAAAATGGAAACTAGTAGAGAGGTTACTTGTCAATGGGCACTTTGTTCCAGGATTGTATGCTCTATTCAAATATCCTCGGTTCTTTGCCGTGAACGATAGTCTCGTGAAATCTCTTCTCGAGGTGTTTGACAACATGATCGAACCCTTGACTGTAAAGTTGAGCCCTTCAGCTATTTCAGAACATTGTCGACCTCTTTTGAAGTTATCTCACAATGGAATTCCTACTAAACAAGATCGGTTGATCAGGCAATATAGGTCTTTGGGGAAAGACTACAAATACATTCAAGGGACAGAATTTGTATTTTACAATAAAGACTGGCGACAGAATTTGACTCCAATTGAAACGATAGAGAATCTCGTTCATTATTCACATCTAATATTTGAAAGCATCGGTCCACGTATTATTCTTAATGCTAAACTTGTTGAACATATATGCGCCATAgctgaaaaaaatattctAGATAACCTAGAAGATGAAACGGTTATGGATTTATGGATTAATTACTGCAGAAAGTTTATGCTACCAGTATTAGGACTAGTCGAAGATGAGCAGTTTGTTGCAAATGCAATTTATTCGGTTATGAAGCACTTCCCATTCGAAAGAAGATACTTCATGTACCATGAATTAAGTACAAAGATTGCTGAAGACAACATACATGTCAGGTTACAATTTAATAAGTACCAAAAGCGGATAAGGTCACTTTTAAAATCTTTGAGTATTGACAACATTGCATTTAAGTGCAGGGATGTTGCTAACTTCGTGTCCTGCAatcctctttcaactcTAGACTCTATCCTAAAACAAATAGAAAATTATGATAAAGTCTCTGAACTAATCGTCATAAGTGCCGAATTTTTCTCAGAATTCGCTTACGATGTTTTACAGTATACGTTATTAATTAAGCTCACATCGGAAAGGCCAACTTTACAAGATGATGGTATTACTCCCAAAATGTGGATTAGCAGATTATCTTTGTTCATTGCGGGTCTTGCTAAAGGCTGTTCTAAAATGAGTATGTCCAACATATTCGTGTTTTTGGTCAAAAATCTTTACAAGGATCCATCGCTTACCCTGGCTATTTTGAAGGAGTTAATCTCCCAAGTTGCAGGAATACAAACGTTGTATGATGTAAATTGGAACACTTTGCTAATGATAAGCTCAGGATCCTTTTTAAAACAAATCGGTAGAAATCTTATCTTGGATTTCAGAGATAAGTATTATCAACCTTCAAAAACTATTGTCAATTACTTGTTAGAGCTTAATGCAGTGTCAGAAATGATTATCATGCTCacaaatttgaatcttAAGATTCAAACCGATAATAACGTTCATTATAAAATCTTATCAGCGAAATGCGATGAATCCAATGCATTACTTTGGtcatttattgaaatgTTAAAGCACATTTTGACTGAAGAACAATTCAAAGCCAATATTCTACCTTTCAACGTTTTAAttgagaaatatcaatttccTGTTGAGTGGGCGTTTGATATCTGGAGGCATTATTTCGATACAAAGCTGGCGAGATCTGAAAATGATGCTGATGAAATCAACGAAATTCTATATGAGACTGATTTCAAAGGcatcaattttgaaaatattgataaacGTCTATTCATTGATTTCTGGCGGTTATCCTTATATGATATTAGattagaagaagatttgtACACGAAGCAGAAAATCATTTACGAAGACAAGAGAAAGGCTGCtaaagttttgaaagagaGGCATAGTTTATTAAGCACAATACAGACAGTCAAATTTGATCTATCTCAGCATGCAAGCgtttttgaaaagacaaagaaCATGATTAAAATGAACAAGGAGACATGGTTCCCCGAATTCTCCCGTGAGCGTATTACCTCATTTTTGCAACACTGCGTTGTTCCTAGACTCATTTTTTCACCATTTGATGCCATATTTTGCGCAACTTTCATTACTGAAACATTTAATATCGAAGAAGTAATTGATATCTTAGGGCAATTCACATCCTCAAACATTTTAGGAACCTTACTATTTTCTTCTACGGTAAATGAATCGAGCAACATCGCTACGTTTTTGAAGGACATTATTACCAAAATCGAAAATTGGAGACATACTACATTATTGGATGATGACAAAATTAAACCTGTAATATATGACCTCTACTATCAATTAACAGAACAATTATCATTTACCTTAGAGGATTCCAATTACATGTCCATTAGAAACACAATCCAGTTTTTAAATGCTATAAGCGAAATCTTCCCTGTCGTTGATGAACATTTGGAATTGGTTTTAGACACTTTGGATCATTTAATTGAACACGAGCAAAGGGAGGATATCATTTTGCCATCAAACGCTTTGAAAGGACACTTAAAGGCTAGACTTAAGAACGCCTCTAAGACATCGGATTTCCGTGAAGTTTCAGCGGAAGAACAGCAACAACTGCAAGACGAGATGAATCTCATCAAAAGGTACCAAGATATGAAGGAAGCTGCAAAAGCAGAGCAAAGTagaaaggaagaagcagaattgaaagaaaaggaaaggGAAAAGGCAAAACAACAGGATGCTGAGAACGGTGCTGCAACATCTTCACTTACCGCACCATCCATGTCGTCCATATCCAACAATTCTCCATCTCCATCGCAAGTCATGGATGGCTTTTATAAGATCGAGAAGTACATTAAGGATGCTGAGTACACCAGAGCCATTCCCTTGATATACGATTCTAACACTCAGAGTGATTTTAGAAAATTGATAAAAGCTCCAGGCAACATCTCTGGATTtagaaacaaattgaagatattgtTCGAGGACTATTACCACCGAGTCACTAGTAATCCACCTGATCACTACAGATCTgtctttgaaaattttattcaaagatGCAAATCTGCTCCTTTGCCTCAAACCAAGACACCTGGAAGTATGTATGAAGATGAAGTAGTACCTGTTAAACCTTCATCGAAGTACAGTGGTGAAAGATGGAACTCCAACACTTCCAGTAACCGTCCAATACCTAGTGAACCAAGAAAGGCAGCTTCTTCTCGTTATCAACATGGTATAGCCTCAACAACTCTGCCAAGAGCACCAGCCAACGCGTCTAAGCCTCCGGATACTTCCTCAAGACCATCTGGTCCTGCAAGCTCAGGTTCATCTAGCAGATTCCAAAACACATTACCATCTGGCCCAAGAAAAGATTCGTCTAGCAACAGAAGTATCAGCAATTCAAACACATCACAGCTTCCTAGCAGACCATTCAATCAAGGGAAGAAATTCGTTAATACTCCCTCCGAACCACGAAAGAGGCAATCTGATGAATCTTACCAAAGTTCAAGCAGATTCTCAAACGTTAAAAAGCCTAAGTTGAACGATCGTTCTACAAATAACCAATCGCCATTACCATCTGGTCCAAAAAGACAATCTGGAGGATCGAGATATTCGAGGTGA
- the YSF3 gene encoding U2 snRNP complex subunit YSF3 (similar to uniprot|P0C074 Saccharomyces cerevisiae YNL138W-A RCP10 Component of the U2 snRNP, associated with the SF3b complex; conserved in Ashbya gossypii): MSNKVKEELIYEDMRKKHPGVGSARTTKEEWSNTISKDTYASLAIHQNLLEYYTLASGFPSKRDAQLTLLRKLANPPKPIKRDIGND; this comes from the exons ATG AGTAACAAAGTGAAAGAGGAACTGATATATGAAGATATGCGGAAGAAACATCCAGGGGTAGGGAGTGCTAGAACAACAAAGGAAGAGTGGTCTAATACGATAAGCAAGGACACATATGCCAGCTTGGCTATTCATCAGAACCTTTTAGAGTATTACACATTGGCGTCAGGATTCCCTTCCAAACGGGATGCCCAACTAACACTGTTACGAAAACTTGCAAACCCGCCAAAACCAATCAAAAGGGATATTGGAAACGATTAA
- a CDS encoding uncharacterized protein (some similarities with uniprot|P38833 Saccharomyces cerevisiae YHR127W (H)igh copy (S)uppressor of (N)34 dominant negative allele of SEC4. Suppression is very specific to this allele. It has no affect on the analogous YPT1 allele. No homology or known function) — MASQHRNGNSKSRNGGGKGVGKGSNSLFGRVGNSSGQNPVLQKKQTLERAEKAKAEKAKAKTGLTFLGGKLVLAADLQGNKMKASSDKNKQQIQSNKRVNLLHNLKNRARSKQRNNSDNSNNKKLVISLKESLKCLKIRNLPIGTNPSNLQRVLQQMGNCKVTDLKVIDLPTGSAHAEVFASNMDLETLHKRFNQAEIDGRRILTEISSQPEL, encoded by the coding sequence ATGGCATCGCAGCATCGGAATGGTAATTCGAAGTCCAGGAATGGGGGAGGAAAAGGTGTAGGGAAAGGTTCTAACTCGTTGTTTGGGCGTGTTGGAAATTCTAGTGGCCAAAATCCCGTATTACAGAAGAAGCAGACTTTGGAAAGGGCAGAGAAAGCAAAGGCAGAAAAGGCCAAAGCAAAGACTGGATTGACATTTCTTGGTGGTAAACTTGTGTTAGCTGCTGATTTGCAGGGCAATAAAATGAAAGCCAGCTCAGATAAGAATAAGCAACAAATTCAATCGAACAAACGTGTCAATTTGCTTcataatttgaagaataGAGCTAGATCTAAGCAACGAAACAATAGTGATAACAGTAATAATAAGAAGTTGgttatttcattgaaagagaGTTTGAAATGTTTAAAGATACGAAATTTGCCGATAGGAACGAACCCTTCTAATTTACAAAGAGTGTTACAACAGATGGGCAACTGCAAAGTTACAGACTTGAAAGTTATCGATCTTCCTACTGGTTCAGCCCACGCTGAGGTGTTTGCTTCCAACATGGATTTAGAAACGTTACACAAGAGGTTCAACCAGGCCGAAATTGATGGCAGAAGAATCTTAACAGAGATTTCTTCGCAGCCAGAACTTTAA
- the SRV2 gene encoding adenylate cyclase-binding protein (similar to uniprot|P17555 Saccharomyces cerevisiae YNL138W SRV2 Adenylyl cyclase-associated protein N-terminal domain appears to be involved in cellular responsiveness to RAS) encodes MTETNFSVQGYNLVKLLKRLEDATARLEDVTIYQEGYVQSKFGLEKDGKVDGFADSVTASSAERIASAGSGASAASKEAATPVATAPNSTGESKEEEPKSIQEFKHFIEQNVDPLVKLSAEIDPTVEKAVVFLANAFKAQLVFLKAAVQSKKPDFSSSAFVKGLTPINENIFSIGELKEENRNSKYFAHLNAISEGSPLFSWIAGSTPVSTITDFKDAAQFWTNRILKEFRSTDPKSVEWVQQFLSVFDSLKLYVKEYHTTGVTWNDTTGEDFETVYERVSNEGSGASSSGATSSEPHSSGAGAPPPPPPPPPASVFEVNEQSKEQESGGIGAVFAELNQGENITKSLKKVEKSQQTHKNPELRASGKVSDKAVPPPKPKKPSTLKTKKPPRKELIGNKWFIENYEDEAEPLVIETKIDESVFIGKCVNTLVQIKGKVNAVTVNETEKCSLVLDSSISGVDIIKCLRFGIQVENTLPQITIDASDSGSIYLSKNSLQAQIFTSSSTGININTPTGPDGDFVEVPLPEQMIHTFVEGKLQTKIYEHAG; translated from the coding sequence ATGACTGAAACAAATTTCTCAGTGCAGGGGTACAATTTGgtaaaacttttgaagagattGGAGGATGCTACTGCCAGATTGGAGGATGTTACGATTTATCAAGAAGGCTATGTTCAATCCAAGTTTGGCTTAGAGAAAGACGGTAAGGTTGATGGGTTCGCTGATTCTGTTACTGCTTCTTCTGCTGAAAGAATTGCTAGTGCAGGTTCAGGCGCATCAGCAGCTTCTAAAGAAGCCGCAACACCGGTAGCAACAGCACCAAACAGTACTGGTGAATCGAAGGAGGAAGAACCGaaatcaattcaagaatttaAGCATTTCATTGAACAGAACGTTGATCCTTTGGTTAAATTATCCGCTGAAATTGATCCTACTGTTGAAAAAGCTGTGGTGTTTTTAGCCAACGCTTTCAAAGCTCAGTTGGTGTTTTTAAAGGCAGCAGTACAATCAAAGAAGCCAGACTTTTCGTCATCTGCATTCGTGAAAGGTTTGACCCCAATTAACGAGAACATCTTCTCTATTGGTGAGTTGAAAGAGGAGAACCGTAACAGTAAGTATTTCGCTCATTTGAATGCTATCTCTGAGGGATCACCACTGTTCTCATGGATTGCTGGATCTACACCTGTGTCTACTATCACTGATTTCAAGGACGCTGCCCAGTTTTGGACAAATAGaatcttgaaagaattcaGAAGCACTGATCCTAAATCCGTTGAATGGGTCCAACAATTTTTGTCCGTTTTCGATAGCTTGAAGCTGTACGTTAAGGAATACCATACCACAGGTGTGACTTGGAACGACACTACTGGTGAGGATTTCGAAACCGTATACGAAAGAGTTTCCAACGAGGGATCCggagcttcttcttctggtgcTACTTCCAGTGAGCCGCATAGTTCAGGCGCCGGAGCTCCTCCACCTCCACCTCCACCTCCTCCGGCTTCCGTATTCGAAGTCAATGAAcaatcaaaagaacaagaatcTGGTGGAATCGGTGCTGTGTTTGCTGAGTTAAACCAAGGTGAAAACATCACTAAATCCTTAAAGAAAGTAGAAAAGTCTCAGCAAACACATAAGAACCCAGAACTTCGTGCCTCAGGGAAGGTTTCTGACAAAGCTGTTCCTCCACctaaaccaaagaaaccatCTACTCTGAAGACTAAGAAGCCTCCAAGAAAGGAATTGATCGGTAATAAATggtttattgaaaattatGAAGATGAAGCCGAACCGTTAGTGATCGAAACTAAAATTGACGAATCTGTTTTCATCGGTAAATGTGTCAACACATTGGTACAAATCAAAGGTAAGGTCAACGCAGTTACTGTCaatgaaacagaaaaatgCAGTTTAGTGCTAGATTCTTCCATCAGTGGTGTGGATATTATTAAATGTTTGAGATTTGGTATTCAAGTGGAAAACACCCTGCCACAAATCACCATCGACGCGTCTGATAGCGGCTCCATTTATTTGAGTAAAAACTCTTTACAGGCTCAAATTTTCACCTCTTCTAGCACTGGTATTAACATCAACACTCCAACTGGTCCCGATGGTGACTTCGTTGAAGTTCCACTTCCAGAACAGATGATACACACTTTCGTCGAAGGTAAACTACAAACCAAGATTTACGAACATGCTGGTTGA
- the NAM9 gene encoding mitochondrial 37S ribosomal protein uS4m (similar to uniprot|P27929 Saccharomyces cerevisiae YNL137C NAM9 Mitochondrial ribosomal component of the small subunit) encodes MPRKAVLLNSLSRGKVRTSFNKYNLFNLYKKSQVSFRSKTLYQQKWTSKQETRAYHGEHLTESRWQSVFEPQLNSVAQLDASLRGGDIEPTPILLQTYAVLEKRLDFALFRAMFASSVRQARQFILHGNVHVNGVKITSPGYALKAGDVFNVRPEKVLQALGAKKPSLKEALKVDNTQIFLWNKYILEARKNPRKFWDEKIEKLRTMDSNDPKKQEFLSFLENYNKTMHIQMRKELDQTSNEYLLAKIFSTVNRVNDVEKLAVKDFLGEFYNNENLAAKGFEIYREVKSAKAVETIAGKPLAEIPNEQGELLKVATGITKPVDNTNDALKKKFRAINHTIVDLRHFYETVVREHYNDKMASVDSVDIPYDAKWAEKLPLHQKINVPELLENEPAAQKAINLPWQKGVFGRNDPSKPYFTPWKPRPFLAPFAILPHHLEISFKTCHAVYLRDPVARPGQSEVITPFGLPVHERSYMYYVRRGK; translated from the coding sequence ATGCCTAGGAAAGCTGTACTTCTGAACTCTTTGTCCAGAGGGAAGGTTCGTACCTCTTTTAACAAGTACAATTTGTTCAACTTGTATAAGAAATCTCAGGTCAGTTTTAGATCGAAAACACTATACCAACAGAAATGGACTTCTAAACAGGAAACTCGTGCCTACCATGGCGAACATTTAACAGAGAGTAGGTGGCAGTCTGTTTTCGAGCCTCAGCTAAACTCTGTGGCTCAATTAGATGCTTCTCTAAGGGGTGGTGATATCGAACCGACGCCCATTCTATTACAAACATACGCTGTACTAGAGAAAAGGCTAGACTTTGCTTTGTTTAGAGCTATGTTTGCCTCGTCAGTGAGACAAGCTCGTCAGTTTATTTTACATGGCAACGTCCATGTGAATGGTGTAAAGATTACTTCTCCGGGATATGCCTTGAAAGCTGGTGATGTTTTCAACGTCAGACCCGAAAAAGTGCTACAAGCTCTTGGTGCCAAGAAACCTAGCTTGAAGGAAGCTTTGAAAGTGGATAATACCCAAATTTTCCTATGGAACAAATATATTCTAGAGGCTAGAAAGAATCCTAGAAAGTTCTGGGATGAAAAGATCGAAAAACTAAGAACTATGGATAGTAACGATCCAAAGAAACAGGAATTTTTATCCTTCCTCGAAAACTACAACAAAACCATGCACATTCAAATGAGGAAAGAATTAGACCAAACCAGTAACGAGTATTTGTTAGCTAAGATCTTTTCTACCGTTAACCGCGTTAACGATGTAGAAAAATTGGCAGTAAAAGATTTCTTGGGCGAATTTTACAATAACGAAAATTTGGCAGCTAAAGGATTCGAAATTTATAGAGAAGTCAAGTCTGCCAAGGCTGTGGAAACGATAGCAGGGAAGCCTTTGGCTGAAATTCCTAATGAACAAGGTGAATTGCTAAAGGTGGCTACAGGAATAACTAAACCTGTTGATAACACAAACGATGCcttaaagaaaaaattcagagCCATCAATCATACTATAGTTGATTTGAGACATTTCTATGAAACCGTGGTCAGAGAACATTATAATGACAAGATGGCATCCGTTGATTCTGTTGATATTCCATACGATGCTAAGTGGGCTGAAAAGTTACCATTGCATCAAAAGATCAATGTTCCTGAACTATTGGAAAACGAACCAGCTGCTCAAAAAGCTATCAATTTACCATGGCAAAAGGGTGTGTTTGGTCGTAACGATCCATCTAAACCATATTTCACTCCGTGGAAACCAAGACCCTTCTTAGCACCATTCGCCATTCTACCACACCATTTGGAAATATCATTCAAGACATGTCATGCGGTCTACTTAAGAGACCCTGTTGCACGTCCAGGTCAATCTGAAGTTATTACTCCATTCGGCTTACCTGTACATGAACGTTCATACATGTACTATGTGAGAAGGGGTAAATAA